A stretch of the Capricornis sumatraensis isolate serow.1 chromosome 21, serow.2, whole genome shotgun sequence genome encodes the following:
- the MPPE1 gene encoding metallophosphoesterase 1: protein MASSWLGARRQCLRLLKTRGFLLLKLLAAVLAMLLFCEFLVYYLVIFRCSWPELKTPEDAGTPGAPKAPEPVLRAMFLADTHLLGAIRGHWLDKLRREWQMERAFQTALWLLQPEVVFILGDIFDEGKWSSPEAWADDVGRFWKVFRHPPHVQLRAVAGNHDIGFHYQMDTYRIKRFEKVFNPERLFSWKGINFVMINSVALEGDGCDICSRAEAELLEISHWLNCSREEHRPRGCGDRQWLPASAPILLQHFPLYRKNDANCSGEDAAPPDEKYTPFKERYDVLSWEVSWKLLWWLRPRLILSGHTHSACEVQHRAGVLEVSVPSFSWRNRNNPSFIMGSITPMDYALAKCYLPCEDMVLTTYCVAAGCLMLIMLIPTRLMSAPFHFGQRVLRKFKTM, encoded by the exons ATGGCCTCAAGCTGGCTAGGGGCCAGGCGGCAGTGCCTCCGTTTGCTGAAGACGAGGGGCTTCTtgctgctgaagctcttggccgCCGTCTTGGCCATGCTTCTCTTCTGTGAATTTCTGGTCTACTACCTTGTTATCTTCCGGTGTAGCTGGCCCGAGCTGAAAACCCCTGAAGATGCCGGGACCCCTGGGGCCCCCAAGGCCCCTGAACCTGTGCTCAGGGCCATGTTCTTGGCTGACACCCACCTGCTCGGGGCCATAAGAGGCCACTGGCTGGACAAATTACGGAG GGAGTGGCAGATGGAGCGAGCCTTCCAGACAGCGCTGTGGCTGCTGCAGCCGGAAGTTGTCTTCATCCTGGGGGACATCTTCGACGAGGGGAAGTGGAGCTCCCCCGAG GCCTGGGCAGACGATGTGGGGCGCTTCTGGAAGGTGTTCCGACACCCGCCCCACGTGCAGCTGCGGGCCGTGGCTGGCAACCATGACATCGGCTTCCACTACCA GATGGACACATACAGAATAAAACGATTTGAGAAAGTTTTCAACCCTGAAAGGCTGTTTTCTTGGAAAGGAATTAA TTTCGTGATGATCAACAGTGTCGCGCTGGAAGGGGATGGCTGTGACATCTGCTCCAGGGCAGAGGCTGAGCTCCTGGAAATCTCTCACTGGCTGAACTGCTCTCGGGAG GAGCATCGCCCCCGCGGGTGTGGAGATAGGCAGTGGCTGCCGGCCTCGGCCCCCATCCTGCTACAG CACTTCCCCCTTTACCGGAAAAATGATGCCAACTGCTCTGGGGAGGACGCAGCACCCCCCGACGAGAAGTACACCCCCTTCAAGGAGCGCTATGATGTGCTGTCCTGGGAGGTCTCGTGGAAG CTGCTGTGGTGGCTGCGGCCGCGCCTGATCCTCAGTGGCCACACGCACAGCGCCTGCGAGGTCCAGCACAGGGCAGGCGTCCTGGAGGTCAGTGTGCCATCTTTCAGTTGGAGGAACAGAAACAACCCCAGTTTCATCATG GGCAGCATCACGCCCATGGACTACGCCCTTGCCAAGTGCTACCTGCCGTGTGAGGACATGGTTCTGACCACTTACTGTGTGGCAGCCGGGTGCCTCATGCTCATCATGTTAATCCCCACTAGGCTTATGTCTGCACCTTTTCATTTTGGTCAGAGGGTGCTCAGAAAATTTAAGACCATGTGA